The following are encoded in a window of Staphylococcus piscifermentans genomic DNA:
- the pstB gene encoding phosphate ABC transporter ATP-binding protein PstB: METVKNKKEQEIKEQPIKVERQTEKTPQERKQEDAKKDVVYSTQNLDLWYGENHALKNINLDILENNVTAIIGPSGCGKSTYIKTLNRMVELVPSVKTAGKILYRGNDIFSSKQSVEKLRTNVGMVFQQPNPFPKSIYDNITYGPKIHGIKDKKTLDQIVEKSLRGAAIWDELKDRLNENAYGLSGGQQQRVCIARCLAIEPDVILMDEPTSALDPISTLKVEELVQELKEQYSIIMVTHNMQQAARVSDKTAFFLNGYVNEYDDTDKLFSNPSDKQTEDYISGRFG; encoded by the coding sequence ATGGAAACAGTTAAAAATAAAAAAGAACAAGAAATAAAAGAACAACCTATTAAAGTGGAACGCCAAACAGAAAAAACACCGCAAGAAAGAAAACAAGAGGACGCTAAGAAAGACGTTGTTTATTCAACTCAAAATTTAGACTTGTGGTACGGTGAAAATCACGCACTTAAAAATATCAACTTAGATATTTTAGAGAATAACGTAACAGCAATTATCGGGCCTTCAGGTTGCGGTAAATCCACTTACATTAAAACATTAAACAGAATGGTGGAACTTGTACCATCTGTTAAAACAGCAGGTAAAATTTTATACCGTGGCAATGATATTTTCAGCTCTAAACAATCAGTTGAAAAATTACGTACGAACGTAGGAATGGTCTTCCAACAACCTAACCCATTCCCTAAATCGATTTATGACAATATCACTTATGGACCAAAAATCCATGGTATTAAAGATAAGAAAACATTAGACCAAATCGTAGAAAAATCACTTCGCGGTGCAGCAATTTGGGATGAATTAAAAGACAGATTAAACGAAAACGCATATGGCTTATCTGGTGGTCAGCAACAACGTGTTTGTATCGCTAGATGTTTAGCTATCGAGCCAGATGTTATCTTAATGGATGAACCGACATCTGCACTTGACCCGATTTCAACTTTAAAAGTTGAAGAACTCGTTCAAGAATTAAAAGAACAATATTCAATCATCATGGTAACTCATAACATGCAACAGGCAGCACGTGTATCAGACAAAACAGCATTCTTCTTAAATGGTTACGTTAATGAATATGACGACACTGACAAGCTCTTCTCTAATCCTTCTGACAAACAAACAGAAGACTATATCTCAGGACGTTTCGGTTAA
- the phoU gene encoding phosphate signaling complex protein PhoU produces MTVIRQHYEEQLKDLIRDLRALGVKVYYSIECAVVSLSKEDRNYARQVIKRDLDINQLEDEINEKVIMLITKQQPIATDLRMMIAALKIASEFERIGDNAASIAKIRKRVKITDHYILTRLKTMGNLALLMLKDLDTAFRNKDVTLILEIIERDKDIDDLYKDIVNTTYLIDNDPFVAGQAHLAARQLERMGDHIANIAENIYYYITGETYESYV; encoded by the coding sequence ATGACAGTTATCCGTCAACATTACGAAGAGCAGTTAAAAGATCTAATCAGAGATCTGCGCGCTCTTGGCGTCAAAGTTTACTACAGTATTGAATGTGCTGTAGTATCTTTGAGCAAAGAAGACCGCAACTATGCGCGTCAAGTCATTAAACGTGATTTAGATATTAACCAATTAGAAGATGAAATCAATGAAAAAGTAATTATGCTGATTACCAAACAACAACCGATTGCAACTGATTTAAGAATGATGATTGCAGCTTTAAAAATTGCTTCTGAATTTGAACGTATTGGAGATAATGCCGCAAGCATTGCTAAAATACGTAAACGTGTTAAAATTACCGATCATTATATTTTGACACGCTTGAAAACAATGGGGAACTTGGCGTTACTCATGCTTAAGGACCTTGATACAGCGTTTAGAAATAAAGATGTAACTTTAATTTTAGAAATTATCGAACGAGATAAAGATATTGATGATTTATACAAAGACATTGTCAATACAACTTATCTTATTGATAACGATCCTTTTGTAGCAGGGCAAGCTCATTTAGCAGCAAGACAGTTAGAAAGAATGGGTGACCATATTGCTAATATTGCCGAAAACATTTATTACTACATTACAGGAGAAACATACGAATCATACGTATAA
- the nikB gene encoding nickel ABC transporter permease: MIKKILFRLGQMVIVLFVLSTLTFILMKLSPGDPVNKLLHIDVANVSQDKIDAVRDKLGLNQPILIQWWEWFTRILHLDFGKSIQTGEPVTSELLYFTPPTLIIAGCTLLVTFIVSVSLGTLAAFKYHTWIDQTIRILTSAFVSIPSFFLGILLIYLFSQKLQLLPASGIDSAAGYIMPVIALSIGLCAYHVRLMRSTLIDLYQSKEVAASRARGMSERYILFSDIFKPALIPVISILGMSIGGLIGSTVVIENLFDIPGIGSFLVESIRSRDYPVVQGAVLMIGCFVVIANALTDIIVLFLDPKQRYTPMKKKTWWGGSRKGQVKQR; encoded by the coding sequence ATGATTAAAAAAATCCTTTTCAGATTAGGACAAATGGTGATTGTATTGTTTGTCCTGTCTACGCTTACATTTATTCTGATGAAACTATCGCCTGGCGATCCTGTCAATAAACTATTGCATATTGATGTGGCTAATGTTTCGCAAGATAAAATCGATGCTGTCAGAGATAAATTAGGATTGAATCAGCCTATACTCATACAGTGGTGGGAATGGTTTACACGTATCCTGCATTTAGATTTCGGCAAGAGTATCCAAACGGGTGAACCTGTTACCTCTGAATTGCTTTATTTTACACCGCCGACATTAATAATTGCTGGCTGCACTTTACTAGTTACATTTATCGTTTCTGTCAGCTTAGGAACATTAGCAGCCTTTAAATATCATACTTGGATTGATCAGACAATCAGAATTTTGACTTCAGCTTTTGTCAGTATTCCTTCATTTTTCTTAGGTATACTTTTAATTTATCTCTTTTCACAAAAGCTGCAGTTATTACCAGCCTCAGGGATTGATTCGGCTGCCGGTTATATTATGCCTGTGATCGCTTTGAGTATCGGATTATGTGCTTATCATGTACGTTTAATGCGCTCCACCTTGATTGATTTATATCAAAGTAAAGAGGTAGCCGCTTCTAGAGCACGCGGAATGTCAGAACGATATATTCTCTTTTCCGATATCTTCAAACCTGCTTTAATTCCTGTGATTTCTATTTTAGGCATGTCAATCGGCGGTCTGATCGGTAGCACGGTGGTCATTGAAAACTTATTTGACATACCGGGAATCGGCTCTTTCTTAGTAGAAAGTATCCGTTCCAGGGACTATCCTGTGGTGCAAGGTGCCGTTTTAATGATTGGCTGCTTTGTCGTAATCGCTAACGCCTTAACTGATATTATTGTACTCTTTTTAGACCCTAAACAGCGCTATACTCCAATGAAAAAGAAAACTTGGTGGGGCGGTTCGCGTAAAGGGCAGGTGAAACAGCGATGA
- the nikA gene encoding nickel ABC transporter substrate-binding protein, with product MKKIIYSTAATTLLLAGCSNGGNQHNQANNLNIELPLKTNTLAPYDTDVPVSIGAAETLFKTLSDGKIQPYLVKSYQQPSDDTLKLTLKNNIKFQNGHHLTGEAVKNSLEKGLKDSDLLKATLPIQSIQASGQDVTIKTKGAFPELVSELASPFTAIYDTNAKTDVKKTPVGTGPYAIKDFKRSQKIDLNQNKDYWQGKPKLEHLDVTFNEDGSSRTDHVLSGKTDITTNVPVDKIKSVKDSDKAYLKATSGFRTSLLLYNHTSTKMTKEVREALDNIINRDQITSKIADNYAKPATGPFNTKLDFIQDKTVPKQNIEKAKALMEKAGYSKKHPLTINVSSYSGRPELTKIAQVIQSDAKKAYINIKIQNVDDIEGFLKNKKDWDASMYSFGTIPRGDTGYFFNMAYKKDGAVNKGAYHNQKVDQLIDELNHTVDKNKRHALTNEILEVSKKDIPNSYITYNDQIDAINKDVQNFKVTPEGIYLIDYKVDKQKHD from the coding sequence TTGAAAAAAATAATCTACTCTACCGCTGCAACAACGTTATTGCTTGCAGGTTGCAGTAATGGAGGAAATCAACATAACCAAGCTAATAATTTAAATATCGAACTTCCATTAAAAACGAATACATTAGCTCCTTATGATACAGATGTTCCCGTTTCAATCGGCGCTGCCGAAACCCTTTTTAAAACTTTATCTGACGGTAAGATCCAGCCATACCTCGTTAAATCTTATCAACAGCCATCTGACGATACTTTAAAACTCACATTAAAAAACAACATCAAATTCCAAAATGGACATCACTTAACAGGAGAAGCAGTGAAAAATAGTTTAGAAAAAGGGTTAAAAGACAGTGATTTGCTTAAAGCAACACTTCCCATTCAATCTATACAAGCATCCGGCCAAGATGTCACTATCAAAACTAAGGGGGCTTTCCCTGAATTAGTATCTGAACTCGCAAGTCCATTTACTGCAATTTATGATACTAATGCTAAAACAGACGTTAAAAAAACACCAGTAGGGACAGGGCCTTATGCGATTAAAGATTTCAAACGCTCTCAAAAAATTGATTTGAACCAAAACAAAGACTATTGGCAAGGCAAGCCTAAATTAGAACATCTCGACGTGACCTTTAATGAAGATGGCAGTTCACGTACGGATCATGTATTATCTGGAAAAACCGACATTACTACAAATGTTCCAGTTGATAAAATTAAATCGGTAAAAGATTCTGATAAAGCATATTTGAAAGCTACTTCAGGATTCAGAACTTCCTTACTGCTATATAACCATACCAGCACTAAAATGACCAAGGAAGTTAGAGAAGCGCTGGATAATATTATTAATCGTGATCAAATCACTTCTAAAATTGCAGATAATTATGCCAAACCAGCTACAGGTCCATTCAATACTAAATTAGACTTTATCCAAGATAAAACAGTACCTAAACAAAATATAGAAAAAGCCAAAGCATTGATGGAAAAAGCAGGTTATTCAAAAAAACATCCTCTTACTATAAATGTGTCTTCTTATTCTGGTCGTCCTGAATTGACTAAAATAGCTCAAGTGATTCAATCTGACGCTAAAAAAGCGTATATCAATATTAAAATACAAAATGTAGATGATATTGAAGGCTTCTTGAAAAATAAAAAAGATTGGGATGCTTCAATGTATAGTTTCGGTACTATCCCACGTGGCGACACTGGTTACTTCTTCAATATGGCTTATAAAAAAGATGGTGCAGTAAATAAAGGAGCTTATCATAATCAAAAAGTAGATCAATTAATTGATGAATTAAATCATACAGTGGATAAAAATAAACGTCATGCACTTACAAACGAAATTTTAGAAGTATCTAAAAAAGATATACCTAACAGCTATATCACATATAATGATCAAATTGACGCTATCAACAAAGACGTTCAAAACTTTAAAGTAACCCCTGAAGGCATTTACTTAATTGATTATAAGGTAGATAAACAAAAGCATGATTAA
- the pepF gene encoding oligoendopeptidase F: MSQGLPLRKDIPEQEKWDLSDLFQSDEAFYQTLEEVFKTTERFNHQYAGQLNTVENVKAALPELSEILIQIDRLGNYAEMRYSVDTTDEAGQKLSAKLSTSYGKIASNLAFVESEILALSDAQLDQLIAETPYPHYLKKLKQRKPHQLSYEVEKTLAALSPTFSAAYDMYGITKMLDIHFEAFEVDNQQYPLDYATFENEYEDNPNTEFRRKSFRYFSDALRQYQNTTAAIYNTHVQQEKIEADLRGYDSVIDYLLEEQEVTREMYDRQIDVIMSELAPIMQRYATLLKEVHGLEKMKFEDLKISIDPSYEPEISVEDSKEYIFNALKILGDDYLQMVQDAYEDRWIDFAQNKGKETGAYCASPFASHSYVFISWTGKMNETFVLAHELGHAGHFNLAQSHQNFLESEASMYFVEAPSTMNEMLMSNYLFESSDDPKFKRWVIGSIISRTYYHNMVTHLLEAAYQREVYRLVDQGESLTAATLNQITRKVYQDFFGDAVEITDGAELTWMRQPHYYMGLYSYTYSAGLTIGTVMSQRIKNEGQPAVEDWLNTLKAGGSQSPVELAETAGIDITTDAPLRETISYIGSLVDELEVLTKEIDSETK; the protein is encoded by the coding sequence ATGAGCCAAGGATTACCATTACGAAAAGATATTCCCGAGCAGGAAAAATGGGATTTGTCTGATTTATTTCAATCAGATGAGGCATTTTACCAAACTTTAGAAGAAGTATTCAAAACAACAGAACGTTTTAATCATCAATATGCCGGCCAACTGAATACAGTGGAGAATGTAAAGGCCGCTCTGCCTGAACTCAGTGAAATTTTAATTCAGATTGATCGCCTCGGCAACTATGCTGAAATGCGTTATAGCGTAGATACGACAGATGAAGCGGGACAAAAACTCAGTGCGAAATTAAGCACTTCTTATGGCAAGATTGCCAGTAATCTGGCATTTGTTGAATCGGAAATTCTGGCATTATCTGATGCACAGTTGGATCAACTCATTGCTGAAACACCATATCCACATTACTTGAAAAAATTAAAACAGCGTAAACCGCATCAACTTTCTTACGAGGTAGAAAAAACATTAGCAGCACTTTCCCCTACTTTTAGCGCAGCTTATGACATGTACGGGATTACAAAAATGCTGGATATTCATTTCGAGGCATTTGAAGTAGATAACCAACAATATCCTTTAGATTATGCGACTTTCGAAAATGAATACGAAGATAATCCGAATACTGAATTTCGTCGTAAAAGTTTCCGTTACTTCAGCGATGCGCTACGTCAATATCAAAATACTACAGCAGCTATTTATAATACGCATGTACAACAAGAGAAAATTGAAGCGGATTTAAGAGGCTATGATTCTGTTATTGATTATCTGCTTGAGGAACAAGAAGTAACAAGAGAAATGTATGACCGTCAAATCGATGTGATTATGAGTGAGTTAGCACCAATTATGCAACGTTATGCCACATTGCTTAAAGAAGTGCATGGATTGGAAAAGATGAAATTCGAAGATTTGAAAATTTCAATTGATCCATCCTATGAACCTGAAATTTCAGTTGAAGATTCTAAAGAGTATATCTTTAATGCATTGAAAATTTTAGGCGATGATTATTTGCAAATGGTACAAGATGCATATGAAGATCGCTGGATTGATTTCGCGCAAAATAAAGGCAAAGAAACTGGTGCCTACTGTGCAAGTCCTTTCGCTTCTCACAGTTATGTCTTTATTTCATGGACTGGAAAAATGAACGAAACATTTGTATTAGCACATGAACTAGGTCATGCAGGACATTTCAACTTAGCGCAAAGTCATCAAAACTTCTTAGAATCTGAAGCTTCAATGTACTTTGTAGAAGCACCTTCTACTATGAATGAGATGTTAATGTCGAATTATTTATTTGAAAGCAGTGATGATCCGAAATTCAAGCGCTGGGTAATCGGATCGATTATTTCACGTACTTATTACCATAATATGGTAACGCATTTGTTAGAAGCGGCTTATCAACGTGAAGTATATCGTTTAGTCGACCAAGGTGAATCCTTAACGGCGGCTACATTAAATCAAATTACAAGAAAGGTATATCAAGATTTCTTCGGAGATGCAGTTGAGATTACTGATGGTGCTGAACTGACATGGATGCGTCAACCGCATTACTATATGGGATTATACTCCTATACGTATTCAGCTGGTTTAACAATTGGTACGGTAATGTCTCAACGTATTAAAAATGAAGGACAGCCAGCAGTTGAAGATTGGTTGAACACTTTAAAAGCAGGCGGCAGTCAATCTCCAGTAGAGTTAGCTGAAACTGCAGGTATTGATATCACAACAGATGCACCATTAAGAGAAACAATTTCTTATATCGGTTCGTTAGTGGATGAACTAGAAGTATTGACTAAAGAAATTGATAGTGAAACAAAATAA